Proteins from a genomic interval of Rhodococcoides fascians A25f:
- a CDS encoding pyridoxamine 5'-phosphate oxidase family protein, protein MTTDDALLSPTHRTTVIRGRQRARAERSALLDVLSSARLCHLGVVVDSVPRVLPTVFGVDPDGPDRAGTLYLHGSVASRSLIEASAQDICVTVTVVDGLVLARSAFHHSMNYRSAVVVGRPRRVEDEQERIRALDAIVDQVVPGRSAHLRAHTKKELAATSVLALPLYEASVKARAGGPVDDDSDIAAGGVWAGVVPIGESVGRAVRAEDVEPLLALPDHVFALCRP, encoded by the coding sequence ATGACAACCGACGACGCACTCCTGTCCCCGACGCACAGAACCACGGTGATCCGTGGTCGGCAGCGCGCTCGAGCTGAGCGATCGGCACTGCTGGACGTTCTCAGCTCGGCTCGGCTCTGCCATCTGGGAGTGGTGGTGGACAGCGTGCCGCGTGTGCTTCCGACCGTGTTCGGCGTGGATCCGGACGGCCCGGACAGGGCCGGAACTCTGTACCTGCACGGCTCGGTGGCCTCTCGCAGCCTGATCGAGGCTTCGGCGCAGGACATCTGCGTGACGGTCACCGTCGTCGACGGGTTGGTTCTGGCTCGATCTGCGTTCCACCACTCGATGAACTATCGAAGTGCGGTCGTGGTTGGGCGGCCGCGTCGAGTGGAGGACGAGCAGGAGCGAATCCGCGCTTTGGACGCAATAGTCGATCAGGTCGTTCCCGGTAGAAGTGCACACCTGCGTGCGCATACGAAAAAAGAACTCGCAGCGACCAGCGTGCTGGCGCTTCCGCTGTACGAGGCCTCGGTGAAGGCACGTGCCGGCGGACCGGTCGACGACGACTCCGACATTGCAGCCGGGGGAGTGTGGGCGGGTGTCGTTCCCATCGGTGAAAGCGTCGGGCGTGCAGTACGTGCCGAAGACGTGGAACCACTCCTTGCGCTGCCCGATCATGTCTTCGCGTTGTGTCGGCCCTGA